In one window of Raphanus sativus cultivar WK10039 unplaced genomic scaffold, ASM80110v3 Scaffold0910, whole genome shotgun sequence DNA:
- the LOC130503294 gene encoding S-protein homolog 2-like, with amino-acid sequence MVIPKRYPSLLTLIILIATDLSHAETINNIHVVNGSSLSSTKDEFIPMEKITVEIINDIGGTVTLHYHCKSKDDDLGDRSLQPGGSWSFSFKPQIFGRSLFFCSFALPNGMYYFDIYRYHRESSGDDWCQQCMWKIRQTGPCRFNRRTKKFDICFPWNKNKSLY; translated from the coding sequence ATGGTCATTCCAAAACGCTACCCATCACTATTAACATTGATTATCCTCATAGCTACAGATCTATCACACGCCGAGACAATAAACAACATTCATGTTGTAAACGGTTCATCATTATCATCAACAAAAGATGAGTTTATTCCTATGGAAAAAATTACTGTAGAAATCATCAACGATATTGGTGGTACGGTAACATTACATTATCATTGTAAATCAAAGGACGATGATTTGGGTGACAGAAGTTTGCAACCGGGTGGGTCGTGGTCGTTTAGTTTTAAGCCTCAAATATTCGGAAGGTCACTGTTTTTCTGTTCTTTTGCGTTGCCAAACGGAATGtattattttgacatatatagaTACCACCGAGAGAGTAGCGGCGATGACTGGTGCCAACAGTGCATGTGGAAGATTAGACAAACCGGACCTTGTAGGTTTAACCGTAGAACTAAGAagtttgatatttgttttccaTGGAATAAAAATAAGTCCTTGTATTGA